The following coding sequences are from one Saprospiraceae bacterium window:
- a CDS encoding DUF4256 domain-containing protein, with product MTKGNRKKLNDQERDELLKTLKSRFIKNNSWHKNIDWAKVESKLKANPEKLAVLYGMEETGGEPDVVGYNSTKDEYIFMDCSAESPKGRRSFCYDSEALDSRKEHKPENSAISMAKEIGVDILTETQYRALQKLAPFDTKTSSWIETPAGIRKLGGAIFGDYRYGTVFIYHNGAESYYAARGFRGALNV from the coding sequence ATGACAAAAGGTAATCGCAAAAAGCTAAATGATCAGGAAAGAGATGAGCTCCTGAAAACGCTAAAATCAAGATTTATAAAAAATAATTCCTGGCATAAAAACATAGACTGGGCAAAAGTAGAATCAAAGCTTAAGGCTAATCCTGAAAAGTTGGCCGTACTATATGGAATGGAAGAGACTGGTGGCGAGCCTGACGTCGTCGGATACAACAGTACCAAAGATGAATATATTTTTATGGACTGTTCAGCTGAAAGCCCTAAAGGGAGAAGGAGCTTTTGTTATGACTCTGAGGCTCTGGATTCTCGGAAGGAACACAAGCCGGAAAATAGCGCTATAAGTATGGCAAAAGAAATAGGTGTAGATATTTTGACTGAGACACAGTACCGTGCACTTCAAAAATTGGCTCCTTTCGACACCAAAACATCGAGTTGGATTGAAACACCTGCCGGTATTCGAAAACTGGGTGGAGCTATATTTGGAGACTATAGATATGGTACGGTCTTTATCTATCATAATGGGGCTGAATCTTATTATGCCGCGCGGGGATTTAGAGGAGCATTAAATGTGTAG
- a CDS encoding T9SS type A sorting domain-containing protein encodes MNKLFYTFVICHLTLIAVSQCRVDSTLFFKYDLGSTTKEPLNLTVYSYNLDNSIGHEILFHWDKTHSVWNSTNQTEYAYNGEGMLTEELTQEWNVASNSWKNSFKFNYHYNSNGELINSFYNEWDSATSSWKNSFLRSYYYNSKGDQTQYLFQNWNESTSSWMNSSKYEYTYNVEGKILSELFQKWNASSSLWINGNKTDYFYNSNSIVTQEVMQIWDTSSVAWLNSVKEIFTYRLDGNLSFVNHDLWSRNNMDWVKFRLESFTYDGNNDKVGRLNQAWDDLDSAWVNDLKDTWEYNANRDLVANDFYYFWDESSMRYNFHYREEYICAQMTQTKDPNKDKAYFIFPNPVSNNTVTVHSESGDEFRLLDISGNTVFRSILDKGANQVKLGSLTSGIYIAKVGKKIQKLWVK; translated from the coding sequence ATGAACAAGCTATTTTACACATTTGTCATTTGTCATTTAACATTGATCGCTGTTTCTCAATGCAGAGTTGATTCTACTTTGTTCTTTAAGTATGATTTAGGATCGACAACAAAGGAACCTCTGAACCTCACAGTTTACAGTTATAACCTGGATAATTCAATAGGACATGAGATATTATTTCACTGGGATAAGACACACTCAGTTTGGAATAGTACAAACCAGACTGAATATGCATACAATGGTGAAGGTATGCTGACCGAAGAATTGACTCAAGAATGGAATGTTGCGTCTAACTCCTGGAAAAATTCATTTAAGTTTAATTATCATTATAATTCGAATGGTGAACTAATCAATTCATTTTATAATGAATGGGATAGTGCCACTTCGTCATGGAAAAATTCATTTTTGCGAAGTTACTATTATAATTCTAAAGGTGATCAAACTCAGTATCTATTTCAAAATTGGAATGAAAGTACTTCATCTTGGATGAACTCTTCCAAGTATGAATATACTTATAACGTCGAAGGTAAGATTCTGTCAGAATTATTTCAAAAATGGAATGCATCCTCTTCACTTTGGATTAATGGAAATAAAACGGATTATTTTTACAACTCAAATAGTATAGTAACGCAAGAAGTAATGCAAATTTGGGATACTTCCTCTGTGGCTTGGTTGAATTCTGTAAAAGAAATATTTACATACCGTTTGGATGGAAATTTATCTTTTGTAAATCATGACCTGTGGAGCAGAAACAATATGGATTGGGTCAAATTTAGATTGGAGAGTTTTACTTATGATGGGAATAATGATAAAGTTGGAAGATTAAATCAAGCTTGGGATGATTTAGATTCCGCATGGGTCAACGACTTAAAAGATACTTGGGAGTACAATGCCAATCGGGATTTAGTCGCTAATGATTTTTATTATTTCTGGGATGAATCAAGTATGCGTTATAATTTTCATTATCGTGAAGAGTACATATGTGCTCAAATGACACAGACCAAGGATCCAAACAAGGACAAGGCTTATTTTATCTTCCCGAATCCTGTATCTAATAATACAGTTACAGTACATTCCGAATCCGGCGATGAGTTCCGTCTTTTGGACATTTCGGGCAATACGGTTTTTCGGTCAATTTTGGATAAAGGTGCCAATCAAGTTAAGTTAGGCTCACTAACGAGCGGAATTTATATTGCCAAGGTAGGAAAGAAGATCCAAAAATTGTGGGTAAAATAG
- a CDS encoding HNH endonuclease → MELRFQLYFEKYFLEKETILSDITGSELQSLRSKADNKIKVQAGVRWQVFKRDNWKCVACGRNAEDNIILHIDHILPRSKGGKDEMKNYQTLCETCNIGKSNKDETDLRRK, encoded by the coding sequence ATGGAACTAAGATTTCAGCTCTATTTCGAAAAATATTTTTTGGAAAAGGAAACAATCTTATCTGACATAACTGGAAGTGAATTACAATCATTAAGATCCAAAGCAGACAATAAAATAAAAGTACAAGCAGGCGTAAGATGGCAGGTTTTCAAACGAGACAATTGGAAGTGTGTAGCTTGTGGCAGAAATGCAGAAGATAATATCATTCTTCATATAGACCATATTTTACCTCGGTCAAAAGGTGGTAAGGATGAAATGAAAAATTATCAAACATTGTGTGAAACTTGTAATATTGGAAAAAGCAATAAAGATGAAACAGATTTACGAAGAAAGTAA